One stretch of Verrucomicrobiia bacterium DNA includes these proteins:
- the bioF gene encoding 8-amino-7-oxononanoate synthase, which translates to MASRKHNLSGALDEQLDEILELGLMRNLREVDSPQGVTVQVEGSECLNFSSNDYLGLANHPLLKEAAIKAIEKYGVGSGASRLICGNIRPHVELEEAIAAFKGTEAALAFSSGYAAAVGTISALLGRDDIVVLDKLCHASLIDGARLSGAKLRIFAHNDLQKLETILKWATRPQGEGAQARRILVITESVFSMDGDISPLKNVAELTHQYGGWLMVDEAHSVGLFGEQRRGLAEAFEMHDDIDIHFGTLGKAVGASGGYVAGNATLINFLINKARSFIFSTAPLPAVAAAATAGIRLIQSEEGEHRRQRVWSLIDHLKSELLERGITLPPTQSAIVPILLGQEDRARKVAAELLKRGIYVPAIRYPTVAMGKARLRVSMTANHEVEQIQQLCVVLAETLNKFPEA; encoded by the coding sequence GTGGCGTCGCGAAAACATAATCTGTCCGGTGCGCTGGATGAACAGCTTGATGAGATACTCGAGCTGGGCCTGATGCGGAATCTGCGTGAAGTGGATTCGCCGCAGGGCGTGACTGTGCAGGTGGAGGGCAGCGAGTGTCTGAATTTTTCCTCCAATGATTATCTGGGGCTGGCGAATCATCCTTTACTTAAAGAAGCGGCGATCAAGGCGATCGAGAAGTATGGTGTCGGCTCGGGGGCTTCGAGGTTGATCTGTGGGAATATCCGGCCGCATGTGGAGCTGGAGGAGGCGATTGCCGCGTTCAAGGGAACGGAAGCGGCGCTGGCATTTTCATCCGGTTATGCAGCGGCAGTGGGGACGATCAGTGCCTTGCTCGGTCGCGATGACATTGTGGTGTTGGATAAACTGTGTCATGCGAGCCTGATTGACGGAGCGCGGTTGAGCGGGGCGAAGCTGCGTATCTTTGCGCATAATGATCTGCAGAAGCTGGAGACGATTTTGAAGTGGGCGACGCGTCCGCAAGGTGAAGGGGCGCAGGCGCGGCGCATTCTGGTGATCACGGAGAGTGTGTTCTCGATGGATGGGGATATTTCGCCGCTAAAGAATGTCGCAGAGCTGACACATCAGTATGGCGGGTGGCTGATGGTGGATGAGGCGCATTCGGTAGGGTTATTCGGTGAACAACGGCGGGGATTGGCAGAAGCCTTCGAGATGCATGATGACATCGATATTCATTTCGGTACGTTGGGCAAGGCGGTTGGGGCTTCGGGTGGTTATGTGGCGGGGAATGCGACACTTATTAATTTCCTCATCAACAAGGCGCGCAGTTTTATTTTCTCCACGGCACCTTTGCCCGCAGTGGCTGCAGCGGCTACGGCGGGGATTCGGTTGATTCAAAGTGAAGAGGGTGAGCATCGGAGACAGCGCGTGTGGTCGTTGATTGATCATTTGAAATCGGAATTGCTGGAACGCGGCATCACGCTACCTCCGACGCAGAGTGCGATTGTGCCGATTCTTTTGGGGCAGGAAGACAGGGCACGCAAGGTGGCGGCGGAGTTGTTGAAGCGCGGCATCTATGTGCCGGCCATCCGTTATCCGACGGTGGCGATGGGGAAGGCGAGGTTGCGTGTTTCCATGACGGCGAATCATGAAGTGGAGCAGATTCAGCAGCTTTGCGTTGTGCTGGCGGAGACGTTGAATAAATTTCCTGAAGCATGA
- a CDS encoding amidohydrolase family protein gives MLLRARILLPVTAPPIENGGVLVRDGRIVASGRWPEVCALASGDEIIDLGNVILMPGLVNAHAHLEYTGLAGQFSGANGFTQWVRDINASKQKFNRDTATEQWLTGAAMLVDSGTTTVADVQTRVGTETADPKLTALRVMPFIEMTGVISRRAPVDLLTEADTFLKGGGGYSPHSPYATMPGLLELTATQAAENGRVVMIHVAESADEFEMFTQRCGPLYELIASLGRPMEDCDGRTPLQQVAKSGLLQKKTVLVHANYLTDDDVVLTGNSGASVVHCPSSHAFFEHEEFRCFDLKRSGVNICLGTDSLATMNPEGGRAPELNMLTEMRRFRLKHMDLMARDVLAMATVNAARALGVANDLGSLQAGNKADAIAIPYNGGLKLAEESILSSDARVEASFINGRRIK, from the coding sequence ATGCTGTTACGTGCGCGCATATTGCTGCCGGTGACTGCTCCGCCGATAGAAAACGGCGGAGTGCTTGTGCGTGACGGAAGAATCGTCGCATCAGGAAGATGGCCGGAGGTTTGTGCGCTGGCATCTGGAGATGAGATCATCGATCTGGGCAATGTCATCTTGATGCCGGGATTGGTGAATGCCCATGCGCATCTGGAATACACCGGCTTGGCCGGGCAATTCAGCGGTGCGAATGGTTTCACCCAGTGGGTGCGGGACATCAATGCGAGCAAGCAGAAGTTCAATCGTGATACTGCGACGGAGCAATGGCTGACCGGAGCGGCGATGCTGGTGGATAGCGGCACGACGACGGTGGCGGATGTGCAGACGCGGGTGGGCACAGAGACGGCAGATCCCAAGCTGACAGCCTTGCGTGTAATGCCTTTCATCGAGATGACGGGGGTGATCAGCCGTCGTGCGCCAGTTGATCTGCTCACGGAAGCGGACACATTTTTAAAAGGCGGAGGTGGTTATTCGCCGCATTCTCCTTATGCCACGATGCCGGGTTTGCTGGAGCTGACGGCGACGCAGGCAGCGGAAAACGGGCGGGTGGTGATGATCCATGTGGCGGAATCGGCTGATGAATTTGAGATGTTCACGCAGCGGTGCGGGCCGTTGTATGAGCTGATCGCCTCGCTGGGGCGGCCGATGGAGGATTGCGATGGGCGCACGCCGTTGCAGCAGGTAGCAAAGAGCGGGCTGTTGCAAAAGAAAACGGTGCTCGTGCATGCCAATTATCTTACGGATGACGATGTGGTCCTCACCGGCAACAGTGGAGCGAGTGTGGTGCATTGTCCAAGTTCGCACGCCTTCTTCGAGCACGAGGAGTTTCGTTGTTTTGATCTGAAACGGAGCGGTGTGAACATCTGTCTGGGCACGGACAGCTTGGCCACGATGAATCCAGAAGGGGGGCGCGCGCCGGAATTGAACATGCTGACGGAGATGCGCCGCTTCCGGCTGAAGCATATGGATTTGATGGCGCGCGATGTCCTGGCCATGGCGACGGTGAATGCGGCGCGAGCATTGGGAGTGGCGAATGATTTGGGGAGCTTGCAGGCGGGAAACAAGGCAGATGCCATTGCGATCCCTTATAACGGAGGTCTGAAGCTGGCGGAGGAATCGATTTTGTCCTCGGATGCACGGGTGGAAGCGAGCTTCATCAATGGACGTCGAATCAAGTAA
- a CDS encoding DR2241 family protein — MAILENPALNAFLAALSDGMVFGEVQISHQGGSFELRHVADRGARDSALDRVEIGALRALANHTGEGRFRPLKSAPSLRRGWLAEAATAGELECALAHLYPGALADWFMATQPEPPVTSYRSFVNRQTGMYRISQMLTDGQVRDLAHAGCHRDACLKRRLWGGPELAADNAVEKSVIPCLEPCAVMLEFARKSMRLEQVEKAAANISEGDLQTLLAAVDMALANPAANEREGDFNAPDNPRRLRRSKILLERWLAEVPKKVEK, encoded by the coding sequence ATGGCAATACTTGAAAATCCGGCGCTGAACGCTTTTTTGGCCGCTTTGTCTGACGGGATGGTTTTTGGCGAGGTCCAGATCAGCCATCAGGGAGGCTCGTTCGAGTTGCGCCATGTGGCAGACCGTGGGGCGCGCGATTCTGCTTTGGACCGTGTGGAGATCGGGGCATTACGTGCTTTGGCGAATCACACGGGAGAAGGGAGGTTTCGTCCGCTGAAGTCAGCACCAAGTCTGCGCCGTGGCTGGCTGGCGGAGGCGGCTACGGCCGGGGAACTGGAATGCGCGCTGGCCCATCTGTATCCGGGGGCGTTGGCTGATTGGTTCATGGCAACACAACCGGAGCCGCCGGTCACGAGTTATCGCAGTTTCGTCAACCGGCAGACAGGGATGTATCGCATATCCCAGATGTTGACGGATGGGCAGGTGAGGGATCTGGCTCATGCGGGGTGTCATCGGGATGCATGCCTGAAGCGCCGGTTGTGGGGTGGTCCTGAACTGGCTGCGGACAATGCGGTTGAGAAGAGTGTCATTCCGTGCTTGGAGCCTTGTGCGGTGATGCTGGAATTTGCCCGCAAATCCATGCGGCTGGAGCAGGTGGAAAAAGCCGCGGCAAACATCTCCGAGGGGGATTTGCAAACGCTGCTGGCGGCGGTGGATATGGCTTTGGCCAACCCGGCGGCGAACGAGCGGGAAGGGGATTTCAATGCGCCGGACAATCCGCGGCGATTGAGGCGGTCGAAGATCCTGCTGGAACGTTGGCTTGCGGAAGTGCCGAAAAAGGTGGAGAAGTAA
- a CDS encoding lipid-A-disaccharide synthase N-terminal domain-containing protein, giving the protein MDWLHNLVFPGGKLLGIEWHFWKVIGWVGNLVFFSRFIVQWYATEKKKQVVVPSAFWWLSLSGSLLLLSYALFYQKDSVFIFAYAFTWIPYIRNLIIHRRHKKAHLNCAECGTLCPPKSNYCFDCGAPLLPEQERSAAKAS; this is encoded by the coding sequence ATGGATTGGCTGCACAACCTTGTGTTTCCCGGCGGCAAGCTGCTGGGGATCGAGTGGCATTTCTGGAAGGTCATCGGCTGGGTGGGAAACCTCGTCTTCTTCTCGCGTTTCATCGTGCAGTGGTATGCCACGGAAAAGAAGAAACAGGTGGTGGTGCCTTCGGCGTTCTGGTGGCTGAGTCTGAGCGGATCGCTGTTACTGCTCAGCTACGCACTGTTTTATCAAAAAGATTCCGTTTTCATCTTTGCCTACGCGTTCACGTGGATTCCTTACATCCGGAATCTGATCATCCATCGTCGTCATAAGAAGGCGCACCTAAACTGCGCGGAATGCGGGACATTATGCCCGCCCAAATCCAATTATTGTTTTGATTGCGGCGCACCGCTGCTGCCTGAGCAGGAGCGTTCCGCGGCAAAAGCGAGCTGA
- a CDS encoding glycosyltransferase family 4 protein: MRILLVNESARCHTGGANRVVVETLALLVGGGHEVALAYWDGKGSEVSCPVYRFSIDVTDSVLRGRWEEILRDFRPDIVQVHQMDHPFFLEEAGRSVPYVRFLHDQSWFCSGGDRMWRGFKACHRPHDALCFWHHYASGCGGKNPKGNWERWQRVQQNFTFGRQQHFQVASEFMAHGLLENGIPREAIDVVLLYAKEPMVKAATVPGRIVAASRLVKAKGVHLLVEAMAHLHEHNCSLVICGDGPEREELEALAKQSGVNERIQFLGEVSPQQVDEQIAKAELVVTPTLRPEPFGLIGPEAMAHGKAVLAFDGGATPEWLQNGVNGVMLSLRSVTELNAALSALFKDRSQLQAMGKNGHQMWREKFSEKAYLHRLLDSFERLIQKHGHKK, encoded by the coding sequence ATGCGCATCCTGCTGGTCAATGAAAGTGCCCGTTGCCACACCGGTGGGGCGAATCGTGTGGTGGTGGAGACACTGGCGTTGCTGGTGGGCGGAGGGCATGAAGTGGCCCTGGCTTATTGGGATGGGAAAGGCAGCGAGGTATCGTGCCCAGTCTATCGTTTTTCCATCGATGTGACCGATAGTGTCTTGCGCGGGCGTTGGGAGGAGATACTCAGGGACTTCCGACCGGACATCGTGCAAGTGCATCAGATGGATCATCCGTTTTTTCTCGAAGAGGCAGGACGCTCTGTGCCGTATGTCCGGTTTCTCCATGACCAGAGCTGGTTTTGCTCGGGAGGCGACCGGATGTGGCGCGGCTTTAAGGCATGTCACCGGCCACATGACGCATTGTGTTTCTGGCATCATTACGCGAGCGGTTGCGGTGGCAAGAATCCGAAAGGGAACTGGGAACGCTGGCAACGGGTGCAGCAAAATTTCACCTTTGGGCGGCAGCAACATTTTCAGGTGGCGTCAGAATTCATGGCCCACGGACTGCTGGAGAACGGTATCCCACGCGAGGCCATCGATGTAGTGCTGCTGTATGCGAAAGAGCCGATGGTAAAAGCGGCAACGGTTCCCGGACGCATCGTGGCGGCATCGCGGCTGGTGAAGGCCAAAGGCGTTCATCTGTTGGTGGAGGCGATGGCGCATCTGCACGAGCATAATTGTTCCCTGGTAATTTGCGGAGATGGTCCTGAGCGTGAGGAGTTGGAGGCGCTGGCGAAGCAATCAGGAGTAAATGAGCGTATCCAGTTTCTAGGAGAGGTTTCGCCGCAACAGGTGGATGAGCAGATCGCGAAGGCAGAATTGGTGGTGACTCCCACCTTGCGCCCGGAGCCATTTGGATTGATCGGGCCGGAGGCGATGGCCCATGGAAAAGCGGTGTTGGCTTTTGATGGCGGGGCGACACCTGAATGGTTGCAAAATGGCGTAAATGGGGTCATGCTATCTCTGCGGTCGGTAACTGAACTAAACGCTGCACTTTCAGCCCTGTTTAAAGACCGGTCGCAACTGCAAGCCATGGGAAAGAATGGGCATCAAATGTGGAGGGAGAAGTTTTCCGAGAAGGCATATTTACACAGGCTGCTCGATTCTTTCGAACGGCTCATACAAAAACACGGTCACAAGAAGTGA
- a CDS encoding TlpA disulfide reductase family protein: MKRIIFIGQSLLLGMALLTAPSIHAQEKGKAPDKDKTAEADKAWQEFLKESRPPGGPPPEWKGQLPTQEQIDEYHRKNGLQTAKAADLARAFYEKYPDHPNAKLAREKEYKLNEVSVELGNTSREARLQELKTALINSPDLPEEKRLQIRLEQLTREMIGNRELEMPALLEVQEKIARILMKEFPGRSEPDNILLQTFNGAVGEGNVQLARRLASELEGKKLGVASQNIMRAQLKRLNAVGHPFIFMAPGIDGKEINLEHMRGKVVVLDFWASWCGPCMRAIPELKEMYEKYKPQGFEIIGLNRDESMEVLKEVVEKHKIPWLQHFDMGNPEGGWAAKYGVMAFPTVFLIDKKGILREINAVNDLEEKVKKLLAE, translated from the coding sequence ATGAAGCGTATCATTTTCATCGGGCAATCTCTTTTGTTGGGGATGGCTTTGTTGACGGCGCCAAGTATTCACGCGCAAGAGAAGGGCAAGGCACCGGACAAAGACAAAACGGCTGAAGCGGACAAGGCGTGGCAGGAATTCCTGAAAGAATCGCGCCCGCCCGGCGGACCTCCACCGGAGTGGAAGGGGCAACTGCCGACGCAGGAACAGATCGATGAGTATCATCGGAAGAACGGTCTGCAGACGGCGAAGGCAGCGGATCTGGCGCGGGCATTCTACGAAAAATATCCCGATCATCCGAATGCGAAGCTGGCGCGTGAGAAGGAGTACAAGCTGAATGAAGTGTCCGTGGAGCTAGGCAATACCAGTCGTGAGGCGCGGTTGCAGGAGCTCAAGACGGCGCTTATCAATTCACCTGATCTGCCGGAAGAGAAACGTCTCCAGATACGCTTGGAGCAGTTGACACGGGAGATGATCGGCAATCGAGAACTGGAGATGCCGGCTTTGCTGGAAGTGCAGGAAAAGATCGCGCGGATATTGATGAAGGAGTTTCCGGGCCGTTCGGAACCGGACAACATCCTGTTGCAGACATTCAATGGCGCGGTCGGAGAAGGCAATGTGCAGCTGGCGCGCCGACTGGCTTCTGAACTGGAAGGCAAGAAACTGGGAGTTGCCTCGCAAAACATCATGCGGGCGCAGTTGAAACGTCTCAATGCCGTGGGACATCCGTTCATCTTCATGGCTCCCGGCATCGATGGGAAAGAGATCAACCTGGAGCATATGCGCGGCAAGGTGGTGGTGCTTGATTTCTGGGCCAGTTGGTGCGGGCCTTGCATGCGGGCCATACCGGAGTTGAAGGAGATGTATGAGAAGTACAAGCCGCAGGGTTTTGAGATCATCGGCCTCAACCGGGATGAAAGCATGGAGGTGCTGAAAGAGGTTGTGGAGAAGCACAAGATACCGTGGCTGCAACATTTCGACATGGGGAATCCGGAGGGCGGTTGGGCGGCGAAGTATGGTGTGATGGCCTTCCCGACGGTGTTCCTGATAGATAAAAAAGGCATCCTGCGTGAGATCAATGCAGTGAATGACCTGGAAGAGAAGGTAAAGAAGCTGCTGGCTGAGTAG
- a CDS encoding SDR family NAD(P)-dependent oxidoreductase, whose translation MSETISKRVALITGAAGGLGAAVGKELVSSGWEVVAGWNRRAVTEAGGMHPVALDVTNAESVSKAVEETLKRCGKIDLLVNNAGVTVNQMLPQTSEEDWNRVIDVNLRGAFLCSKAVIRGMFKQRSGHVINISSFAARSGPRGQAAYAAAKAALIGFTQSMAKECGGRNVQANVILPGVLPTGMTEGLPEEVMKAFAEANALGRINEVEEVARFIANLAEMKNVSGQVFQLDSRIAPWT comes from the coding sequence ATGAGTGAAACGATTTCCAAACGGGTGGCTTTGATCACGGGTGCTGCTGGCGGATTAGGTGCCGCAGTGGGGAAGGAATTGGTGTCGAGCGGTTGGGAAGTGGTGGCGGGATGGAATCGAAGGGCGGTGACGGAAGCCGGGGGGATGCACCCGGTGGCTTTGGATGTGACAAATGCCGAGAGTGTGTCGAAGGCGGTGGAGGAGACTTTGAAGCGATGTGGCAAAATCGATCTGCTAGTGAACAATGCGGGAGTGACGGTGAACCAGATGCTGCCGCAGACTTCAGAGGAGGATTGGAATCGCGTGATCGATGTGAACCTGCGAGGAGCGTTTCTTTGCTCCAAGGCAGTAATTCGTGGGATGTTCAAGCAGCGGTCCGGTCATGTGATCAATATTTCGAGTTTTGCGGCGCGTTCGGGACCGCGTGGACAGGCGGCATATGCGGCGGCGAAAGCGGCGTTGATCGGATTCACGCAATCGATGGCGAAAGAGTGCGGGGGGCGTAATGTGCAGGCGAATGTGATTTTGCCCGGGGTGCTGCCGACTGGGATGACGGAGGGGCTTCCAGAGGAAGTCATGAAGGCGTTTGCGGAAGCGAATGCGCTGGGGCGGATCAATGAAGTAGAGGAAGTGGCGCGGTTCATTGCGAATCTGGCGGAGATGAAGAACGTTTCAGGGCAGGTTTTCCAGCTCGACAGCCGCATTGCACCTTGGACGTGA
- the raiA gene encoding ribosome-associated translation inhibitor RaiA, with the protein MKLILSTHNVTLTKAIEDHIMDRIDKLEHLDRWAINARVILEHDNTKTADDNYTVSMRLMVPGPDLFAEDTESDLYTAIDMVTKKIEQQIRKRQGKRKDRKQSQASRGKRARQEAALK; encoded by the coding sequence ATGAAACTAATCCTATCAACGCACAACGTGACGCTTACCAAAGCTATCGAGGACCATATCATGGACCGCATCGACAAGCTGGAGCATCTGGACCGGTGGGCGATCAACGCGCGTGTGATCCTGGAACATGACAACACCAAGACGGCGGATGACAACTATACTGTCTCCATGCGCCTGATGGTGCCAGGACCGGACCTGTTCGCGGAAGATACGGAAAGCGATCTGTATACCGCGATCGATATGGTGACGAAAAAGATCGAACAGCAGATCCGCAAACGGCAGGGCAAACGCAAAGATCGCAAGCAATCCCAGGCCTCGCGCGGCAAACGCGCACGGCAGGAAGCGGCCCTCAAGTAA